The following are from one region of the Paenibacillus bovis genome:
- a CDS encoding carbohydrate ABC transporter permease gives MEQSLRKDTTIGNKIFTIVNNTLLILIALACLLPFVNVIASSFASTQEVVSKKFILFPTTFSLDAYRYILSTPTIFKGLGVSVGTTIVGTLVSMALTAFMAYGLSRTYLYGRNAINFIIVFSMLFSGGMIPTFLIVKGVGLIDSYWSLILPVAINAFNLIIMRNFFQALPDSLEESAKIDGCNDFGVFFKIMLPLALPSIATISLFYGVTYWNTYMNAILYLNDSNKWPIQVLLRQIVIVSSGMQAEGSSVDVIPPAQTIKMAVIVVATVPMLIAYPFVQKHFTKGALLGAVKG, from the coding sequence ATGGAACAGTCCCTACGGAAAGATACTACAATAGGAAACAAAATTTTTACGATTGTAAATAACACTTTGTTGATCCTGATTGCACTTGCGTGTCTGCTGCCCTTTGTTAATGTTATTGCCAGCTCGTTCGCCTCTACCCAGGAAGTCGTCTCCAAGAAATTCATCCTGTTCCCTACTACATTCTCCCTGGATGCTTACCGGTATATATTGTCCACCCCTACCATATTCAAAGGACTGGGCGTATCGGTCGGTACGACGATTGTAGGTACGCTCGTCAGTATGGCACTGACCGCCTTTATGGCTTATGGATTATCACGTACCTATTTGTATGGAAGAAATGCAATCAACTTTATTATCGTATTCTCCATGCTGTTCAGTGGCGGAATGATTCCGACCTTCCTGATTGTCAAAGGGGTCGGTCTGATTGATTCCTACTGGTCCTTGATCCTGCCAGTTGCGATCAATGCATTCAACCTGATCATTATGCGCAACTTTTTCCAGGCACTGCCGGATAGTCTGGAAGAATCCGCCAAGATTGATGGCTGCAATGACTTTGGTGTCTTTTTCAAAATCATGCTGCCGCTGGCGCTGCCTTCTATTGCGACGATCTCCCTGTTCTATGGCGTGACCTACTGGAATACGTACATGAATGCGATTCTGTATCTCAACGATTCCAATAAATGGCCGATTCAGGTACTGCTGCGCCAGATCGTTATCGTCTCCAGCGGTATGCAGGCGGAAGGCAGTTCGGTCGATGTCATCCCACCGGCACAGACGATCAAAATGGCCGTTATCGTAGTCGCTACCGTACCGATGCTGATTGCTTATCCATTTGTACAAAAACATTTCACCAAAGGGGCACTGCTCGGTGCTGTCAAAGGCTAA
- a CDS encoding ABC transporter permease produces the protein MILPGFLYFVIFKYLPMGGLIISFQDYQPYLGIADSPWVGFKHFIRLFTEPTFFMLLSNTLILFALNIVIFFPMPIILALMLNEVRHRYFKNAIQTIIYIPHFMSWVIIVSITYVFLTVDGGVINEMLAALGFQKISFLTSPEWLRTMYMAQIIWKELGWSTIIYLAAITVVDTQLYEAAEMDGAGRLRKTWHVTLPAIRPVIITLLILKIGTTLDLGFEHMYLLLNSLNREVAEIFDTYIYTAGLKNGQLSFSTAVGLFKGLVGLVLIMMANKLAKKFGEDGVY, from the coding sequence ATGATTCTGCCGGGATTTCTTTATTTTGTTATTTTCAAGTATCTACCGATGGGCGGTCTGATTATTTCTTTTCAGGATTACCAGCCGTATCTCGGAATAGCAGACAGTCCGTGGGTAGGATTCAAGCATTTTATCCGCCTGTTTACAGAGCCGACCTTTTTTATGCTGCTGAGTAATACACTGATTTTGTTCGCGCTGAATATTGTTATCTTTTTTCCGATGCCGATTATTCTGGCGCTGATGCTCAATGAAGTCCGGCACCGTTATTTCAAAAATGCGATTCAGACGATTATCTATATTCCTCACTTTATGTCCTGGGTTATTATCGTATCCATTACCTATGTATTCCTGACCGTGGATGGCGGAGTGATCAATGAAATGCTCGCTGCCCTCGGTTTCCAAAAAATCAGCTTTCTGACCTCGCCGGAATGGCTGCGTACGATGTACATGGCGCAGATCATCTGGAAAGAGTTGGGCTGGTCTACCATTATCTATCTGGCAGCGATAACCGTTGTGGATACCCAGCTGTATGAAGCGGCAGAGATGGATGGTGCAGGCCGCCTGCGCAAAACATGGCATGTCACCCTGCCGGCGATTCGTCCGGTCATTATTACCCTGCTGATCCTCAAGATCGGTACGACACTGGATCTGGGATTTGAACATATGTATCTGCTGCTGAATTCACTTAACCGTGAAGTAGCCGAGATTTTTGATACTTATATTTATACAGCAGGTCTGAAAAATGGGCAGCTGAGCTTTAGTACCGCTGTCGGGTTGTTCAAAGGATTGGTAGGACTCGTTCTGATTATGATGGCCAACAAGCTCGCCAAGAAATTCGGGGAAGATGGCGTCTATTGA
- a CDS encoding extracellular solute-binding protein yields MRKSQMIAIKKVAAVVVSSAIILTACGGENASSGVYDANSKAEISWLNILHTASPPTDTVLNKLEEKTNSDITFSWIPDASKEERINTALASDSLADIVTLTLLDNSSVRNALKSGMFWEVEPYLKDYPNLAKIPPETIKSASIGGKLYGVPFQKDLARNGVTLRKDWLDKLGLEVPKTTDELMEVAKAFTEKDPDGNGVDDTTGFVDRNDLVYGAFKTLSSYFGTPNNWQVSEDGKMTPEFMTEGYMKTMNYMKDLYDKGYINKDFAVTAKTDQQQKFAQGKAGIYVGALFDSKNLLNMSKGVQDKMELVMANDITSTGNESDRAIWAANNGIGGLLSFPRSEVKDEAELKRILKFVNDLLDEDSYALMTYGIKGTHYTVDDKDAATITNTDLWQQEVQPFAASRPKESGFKIHDADPLKQMADKMIADNANYAVLNPAYALESETYNTQGSELQKMITDATYKYILGEIDANGFNQAIESWKSAGGSSIISEYEASYKATQS; encoded by the coding sequence ATGAGAAAAAGCCAAATGATCGCGATCAAAAAAGTAGCCGCAGTCGTGGTGAGCAGTGCGATTATACTGACTGCCTGCGGCGGGGAGAATGCTTCGTCCGGCGTATATGATGCCAATTCCAAAGCCGAAATCAGCTGGCTCAATATTCTGCATACCGCTTCACCGCCAACCGATACGGTACTAAACAAGCTGGAGGAGAAAACGAACAGCGATATTACGTTCTCCTGGATTCCCGATGCCTCCAAGGAAGAGCGGATCAATACCGCGCTGGCATCCGATTCATTGGCCGATATCGTAACGTTGACCTTGCTGGACAATTCCTCCGTACGTAATGCGCTCAAATCCGGCATGTTCTGGGAAGTAGAGCCTTATCTCAAGGATTATCCGAATCTGGCCAAAATTCCGCCGGAAACGATCAAATCGGCTTCGATTGGCGGCAAGCTGTACGGGGTTCCTTTCCAAAAAGATCTGGCACGTAACGGTGTTACCCTGCGCAAAGACTGGCTGGACAAGCTCGGTCTAGAAGTACCCAAAACCACAGATGAGCTGATGGAAGTTGCGAAAGCATTTACCGAAAAAGACCCGGATGGCAATGGTGTGGATGATACAACCGGATTTGTAGACCGGAATGATCTGGTATACGGTGCGTTCAAAACACTCAGTTCCTACTTTGGCACACCGAATAACTGGCAGGTGAGTGAAGACGGCAAGATGACACCGGAATTCATGACCGAAGGTTACATGAAAACCATGAATTATATGAAGGATCTGTATGACAAAGGCTATATCAACAAAGATTTTGCTGTTACTGCCAAAACGGATCAACAGCAAAAGTTCGCCCAGGGCAAGGCAGGTATCTATGTAGGCGCACTGTTTGACAGCAAAAACCTGCTCAACATGTCCAAAGGCGTACAGGACAAAATGGAACTGGTGATGGCTAACGATATTACCTCTACGGGCAACGAAAGCGACCGTGCGATCTGGGCAGCGAATAACGGTATTGGCGGTCTGTTATCCTTCCCACGCTCCGAAGTGAAGGATGAAGCCGAGCTGAAGCGTATCCTGAAATTTGTGAATGATCTGCTAGATGAAGACTCCTATGCACTGATGACCTACGGTATCAAAGGCACGCATTATACAGTAGATGACAAAGATGCAGCGACAATTACGAATACCGATCTGTGGCAGCAGGAAGTGCAGCCTTTTGCAGCCAGCCGTCCAAAAGAAAGCGGGTTCAAAATTCATGATGCCGACCCGCTCAAGCAAATGGCCGACAAAATGATTGCTGACAATGCCAACTATGCCGTATTGAATCCAGCCTATGCACTGGAATCCGAGACGTACAATACCCAGGGCTCCGAGCTGCAAAAAATGATTACCGATGCGACTTACAAATATATTCTCGGTGAAATCGATGCCAACGGATTCAATCAGGCGATCGAGAGCTGGAAAAGCGCCGGCGGCAGCAGCATTATTTCCGAATACGAAGCATCGTACAAAGCCACTCAATCCTAA